The following coding sequences lie in one Kribbella sp. NBC_00709 genomic window:
- a CDS encoding GAF domain-containing protein codes for MDSIDRWLHRRHEEFVEGGEQQPVRGLVAASWDRSVAAGLRADTAAPFAFQANELATYRAEHPLAAVFPMLYDVLGRAAVDSDCVMAVGDSGGRLLWVCGRPDVLRAADGIHFSEGAWWAEEQVGTNALGTSLEVAAPVQIRSAEHFTVLVQPWSCAAAPIYDPDTQRVLGVVDITGGADASSPQSLALVRAAARMAEAELGRLTILRKLTGETGHRIRISALGRPDAEVRVDDRDLRLSRRHSDIVVLLAEHPEGLTAEELSDALYGEADHRSSLRGEMTRLRALLGADVVDSRPYRFRRDIAADWLETADDLDSHRLSSALRRYAGPLLPQSDAPGVVASRNRLENRMRADVLRTHDVDLVVAWTRSYAGLNDLSAWEHQLKLLSPTSPLWPSTQSEVRRLRADYGLSEHSNRDLRGR; via the coding sequence GTGGATTCCATCGATCGATGGCTGCACCGACGGCACGAGGAGTTCGTCGAGGGTGGGGAGCAACAGCCCGTGCGCGGGCTGGTCGCGGCCTCGTGGGATCGCTCGGTCGCGGCGGGGCTGCGCGCCGACACGGCGGCACCGTTCGCCTTCCAGGCCAACGAGCTCGCGACGTACCGGGCTGAGCACCCGCTCGCCGCGGTCTTCCCGATGCTGTACGACGTCCTGGGCCGCGCAGCCGTGGACAGTGACTGCGTGATGGCCGTCGGCGACAGCGGCGGTCGGCTGCTCTGGGTCTGCGGGCGTCCCGACGTACTACGGGCAGCCGACGGCATCCATTTCAGTGAGGGCGCGTGGTGGGCCGAGGAGCAGGTCGGTACCAACGCGCTCGGCACGTCACTGGAAGTGGCCGCGCCGGTCCAGATCAGGTCGGCGGAACACTTCACCGTCCTGGTGCAGCCCTGGTCGTGCGCAGCGGCTCCGATCTACGACCCGGATACACAGCGGGTGCTCGGCGTCGTGGACATCACCGGTGGCGCCGACGCCAGCTCACCGCAGTCGCTCGCCCTGGTCCGGGCCGCCGCCCGGATGGCCGAGGCCGAGCTCGGCAGGCTGACCATCCTCCGCAAGCTGACCGGCGAGACAGGCCATCGCATCCGGATCTCGGCGCTCGGTCGCCCCGACGCCGAAGTACGGGTCGACGACCGCGACCTCCGGCTCAGTCGACGGCACAGCGACATCGTCGTACTGCTGGCCGAACATCCCGAGGGTCTCACCGCCGAAGAGTTGTCGGACGCGCTGTACGGCGAGGCCGACCATCGCTCCTCGCTCCGCGGCGAGATGACCCGGCTCCGCGCACTGCTCGGTGCGGACGTCGTCGACTCCCGGCCCTATCGGTTCCGGCGCGACATCGCCGCGGACTGGCTCGAGACCGCCGACGACCTCGACTCCCATCGGCTCTCCTCGGCCCTGCGCCGGTACGCGGGCCCGCTCCTCCCGCAGTCCGATGCGCCGGGCGTCGTTGCCTCTCGGAACCGCCTCGAGAACCGGATGCGCGCCGACGTACTGCGGACTCACGACGTCGACCTGGTCGTCGCGTGGACCCGCTCGTACGCCGGCTTGAACGATCTCAGCGCGTGGGAACACCAGTTGAAGCTACTCTCGCCAACGTCCCCTCTGTGGCCCTCGACCCAGTCCGAAGTACGCCGGTTGCGCGCGGACTACGGCTTGTCAGAACACTCGAATCGCGATCTCCGCGGGCGCTGA
- a CDS encoding heavy-metal-associated domain-containing protein, with amino-acid sequence MAGLPGDRYDRAAAARVLAEVAGATAFAGVMEQLGGARRILPEVVPLDGSPLTAPQLEYLESRMRPCSPDLVASAASKVSWRDSDGVSNVAHCGPLGPAVPVVAREATLAMWRALAARDGVVLTDDDHAVMDATTTDKDPVEILRVGIDTTARALVQHAYLADQTPYPSAAEFARGLRDSGIFAVVANTWFWGLQSSTFRRGMIPVGLVAQDDGTVRYAAETVEVLRAMKQTAIADAHETLHRATVDEGLTVEAALRKYDVVLGQISRQYALLPAGEQPRCLANMSVDGVKLLPGVVDTFVETFVQLLGLVELQSAEIEETSVHTADEVFEVPDMTCSHCTNTITGVLEALGVRVAGIDLDTKEVVAAFPSDEVRAQSFEAIRGRGYTVVPR; translated from the coding sequence ATGGCGGGACTGCCGGGTGATCGGTACGATCGCGCGGCCGCGGCCCGGGTGCTGGCCGAGGTCGCGGGTGCGACGGCGTTCGCGGGGGTAATGGAGCAGCTCGGGGGCGCGCGGCGGATCCTGCCGGAGGTGGTGCCGCTCGACGGCAGCCCGCTGACCGCACCGCAGTTGGAGTATCTGGAGAGTCGGATGCGGCCGTGCTCGCCTGACTTGGTCGCGAGTGCCGCCTCGAAGGTGAGTTGGCGGGACAGCGATGGCGTCTCGAATGTCGCTCACTGTGGTCCGCTCGGCCCGGCGGTGCCGGTGGTTGCCCGGGAGGCGACGCTCGCCATGTGGCGGGCACTGGCGGCTCGGGATGGCGTGGTGTTGACGGACGACGATCACGCGGTGATGGATGCGACGACCACCGACAAGGATCCTGTGGAGATTCTTCGGGTCGGGATCGACACGACTGCGCGGGCATTGGTGCAACATGCGTACCTGGCGGATCAGACGCCGTACCCGAGTGCTGCTGAGTTCGCGCGCGGGTTGCGGGACTCGGGGATCTTCGCGGTGGTGGCGAACACCTGGTTCTGGGGATTGCAGTCGTCGACGTTCCGTCGCGGGATGATCCCGGTGGGGCTGGTCGCGCAGGACGACGGGACCGTCCGGTACGCCGCCGAGACGGTCGAGGTACTGCGGGCGATGAAGCAGACCGCGATCGCGGACGCGCACGAGACGTTGCATCGGGCAACGGTCGACGAAGGTCTGACGGTCGAGGCAGCGTTGCGGAAGTACGACGTGGTGCTCGGGCAGATCTCGCGGCAGTACGCACTGCTGCCGGCGGGGGAGCAGCCGCGGTGCCTGGCCAACATGTCCGTGGACGGCGTCAAGTTGCTGCCGGGCGTGGTGGACACGTTTGTAGAGACGTTTGTTCAGTTGCTCGGGTTGGTGGAGCTCCAGTCGGCGGAGATTGAGGAGACTAGCGTGCACACTGCGGACGAGGTTTTCGAAGTACCGGACATGACGTGCTCGCACTGCACGAACACGATCACCGGGGTGCTGGAGGCGCTCGGGGTCCGGGTCGCGGGGATCGACCTGGACACGAAGGAGGTCGTCG